CAATAATTAGTTTTAGGCACGCAGCATAATACACTAATTTTGGCTTCAAAAGTAAACAATTACTCAAATGAACTTAAGCTGATGCAACTCTATACAACTCTTGAAATCAAAAAACTCCAGCAACACGAAGACCTTCCTTACTTAATTGAAATTATGGATTGGGTAAAAAATTTTTTAGGAAGACCTCATCCTAACTTAGGAAGACCCGGTGCAGTTTGCCCTTTTGTACCTCAATCTCTCAAGTCAGACAGTATTCGTTTTGCAGTGATTCATACAAAGGATTTGTATCCAGAACAAATAGAAGAGATTGTTGGACGCTACCGAGATATGTTTATTGAGATGGAAGTTAAAGAGCAGGAATTAGCAATAAATAAAGCTTTTTTACTGATTTTTCCTGATGTTCATATAGAAGATGTTTCTCAATCAATAGATAGTGTTCAAAGAAAACTTAAACCTTTATTTGTTGAGTCAGGATTGATGATAGGAGAATTTCATCAACGGAATGAAAGTCTTGGTTTGCACAACCCAAATTTTCGTCCACTTCGCAGCCCTATCCCCTTATTGGCTATCCGATTTATGGTTGAAGCCGATCTCCCCTTTCTTGTGAGTCCTGCCGATCCACACTTACGCATTCGTTATCTGGAAGCTTATTTAAAGTGTTTTGGTCATAATTTTACAGATGCAATAAAGTTTAAAAATGCTCATCAAGCATTGGCTTTAGCGAAAGAACAACTCAAACAAGAAAATTTGGTGCATTAGCATATATAGCGGTTCCCATTCAGATGCAGTACAATATTACATTGCGAGGTATCGTACAATCGCAGACCTTGTGATTGCTTCACTTCACTCAACTTTGTTTCGCTCGCAATGACATATTAGCTGCTCATAACTCAGGAGTGAGGACTATAGAAAGAGCTAGTTGATATAGTTGGCGACGGGGAAGAGAAGTGAATTTTGCTAACTGACGGCTAGCTTGCGATCGCGATATTCCCTGACTAATTAACTGCTTCAATTCGGCTTTTAACTCCTCTTCTGTCAGTTGGGGCTGACTAGCTGGAATTCCTGCCACTACTAATGTATATTCACCTTGGGGTTCTCGCTGACTGTAGTGAGCGATCGCTTCGGTAATTGTCCCCCGCCAAAATTCTTCATACAATTTAGTTAACTCTCGTCCCAGCACAATTTGGCGATCGCTTCCCCAAATTTCTGCTAAGTCTTGCAAAGTATCTCGCAAGCGGTGGGGCGATTCATAGAAAATCAAGGTGCGAGATTCTGTTTGCAGAGATTCTAAATGTTCTTGTCTCTGTTGAGTTTTCGCTGGGAGAAAGCCTTCAAAGACAAATCGATCCGTTGGTAATCCTGCTGCACTCAAAGCCGTAATTGCGGCACTAGCGCCAGGAATGGGAACTACTGCAATCCCCGCCTCAATACAGGCTTTCACCAGTTCATATCCAGGATCGGAAATACCTGGCATTCCCGCATCACTCACCAGTGCGATCGCTTTATTATTGACTAAATGCTCTAATAATTCTGGAATGCGGCTGGTACGATTATGTTCGTGGTAACTCACCTGGGGAGTCTTCACTTGAAAATGTTGTAGCAGTTTCCCTGTGTGACGGGTGTCTTCCGCAGCAATGATATCGACAGTCTGCAAAATTCGCACCGCTCGAAAGGTTATATCTTCCAGATTGCCAATTGGTGTGCCGACAACGTAAAGTGTTCCTGGTTTTGGATCGGTTTGCATGAGGGAGAGACGCGATTCATCGCGTCTGTACAAGAGTTGGGGGGAGAGATGGGATGAATCGCGTCTGTACAAGAGTTGGGAGTTAAAAATAAGAATTGATCCACCTTAATGTATATCAATACGAACATATAAAAGGAATGGATAATCCAAAATCCCAAATTGTTCAGATGAACGTAGCCGAAGTCCAAAATCCCAAATCGGATCGTGGGTTATTTGTGGGTTTAGTAACCTTGGATTTGATTTACCTTGCTGACTCTGCTCCGAAGAATAATCAGAAGATTGTTGCTATTGACTATACAGTAGCAGCAGGGGGGCCAGCTACCAACGCGGCTGTAACTTTCAGCTATTTAGGCGATCGGGCTACAATTTTGGGTGTAGTGGGTTCTCACCCAATGACGCAACTAATTCGAGGTGATTTGGTAAATTACAAAGTTGCGATCGCAGACCTTG
This genomic interval from Nostoc sp. KVJ3 contains the following:
- a CDS encoding DUF6875 domain-containing protein, with translation MQLYTTLEIKKLQQHEDLPYLIEIMDWVKNFLGRPHPNLGRPGAVCPFVPQSLKSDSIRFAVIHTKDLYPEQIEEIVGRYRDMFIEMEVKEQELAINKAFLLIFPDVHIEDVSQSIDSVQRKLKPLFVESGLMIGEFHQRNESLGLHNPNFRPLRSPIPLLAIRFMVEADLPFLVSPADPHLRIRYLEAYLKCFGHNFTDAIKFKNAHQALALAKEQLKQENLVH
- the rsmI gene encoding 16S rRNA (cytidine(1402)-2'-O)-methyltransferase, giving the protein MQTDPKPGTLYVVGTPIGNLEDITFRAVRILQTVDIIAAEDTRHTGKLLQHFQVKTPQVSYHEHNRTSRIPELLEHLVNNKAIALVSDAGMPGISDPGYELVKACIEAGIAVVPIPGASAAITALSAAGLPTDRFVFEGFLPAKTQQRQEHLESLQTESRTLIFYESPHRLRDTLQDLAEIWGSDRQIVLGRELTKLYEEFWRGTITEAIAHYSQREPQGEYTLVVAGIPASQPQLTEEELKAELKQLISQGISRSQASRQLAKFTSLPRRQLYQLALSIVLTPEL